From the genome of Sphingobacterium sp. UGAL515B_05:
GCCTGATACATTTACACCTTTGGAACTACAACAGTCTTTTACCGATGGGGTCTTGTTAAGTTTTAAAAAATTTATAGAAAACAAATCGCTGTAGAAGCGTGTTGCTACTGACAGAAATATAGACTTTATAGGATAAATTATGCGTGAAATAGAATCGAAAAGCGGTTATGCACCTGCAAATGGAATAAAACTTTACTACGAAATATTCGGCACAGGAGAGCCTTTAGTATTGATTCATGGCGGAGGTTCCTCTGGCTACACTGATTTTGAAGAGACAGTAAAAAGATTGCATGATCAGTACCAGTTGATTGTGATAGACCTGCAAAATCATGGAAGATCCGAACACAGAACCACTCCCGAAACCTTCGAGCAGGATGCGAAAGATATTTCGGCTGTTCTTGACTTCTTTTATATTGAAAAAGCTTCATTTTTCGGTTTTAGCAATGGAGCGACAACACTTTTGAAATTTGTGACGATGTATCCGGACAAGGTGGAAAAGCTGATTGCTGCATCGGGAAATACCAAAAGAGAGGGGCTTTTAGATGGTTTTTTTGAAAGTATGGAAGCTTCAACGATCAACGATATACCGCCTTCTCTCAAAGAAAATTTTATGAAGCTGAACCCAGATCCAGAGAAATTTCGAAATATGTATGAAAAAGATAGCCAGCGCATGATAAACTTTAAAGACTTCGAAACGGAATCCTTAAGCCTTTTGACCTGCCCGGTATTTTTGATAGGTGGAGACCAAGATGTTGTAAAAACGACACATCTAGCTGCCATGCAACAGCAGATTCCTCATGCTCGACTACTTATTTTACCGGCTAATCATGGGAACTATATGATGGCTGATTTTAATGGCGATGTAAATGACCAACTGATCGATTTTACACTAGGACAAATACAGCATTTTTTGGCACCCAATTGATCACTGTTCAATCGAATAAGCTCGCGCCCAAGGTTTATCGATAATTACGCATATTACGTTCCATCTTACGTATGCGCTGTTCGTTTTTTCCGTCAACACGAGATGCAACCGCCCAAATGGCTGCGGGTATCCAACCCAGTATAGTCATCTGTAGGATCAAACAGAGAATGCCACTTAGAATCTTACCGCGTAAGAAAAACGATAACCAAGGAAGTAAGACTGCTATTAATATCATAAATAATAGGGTTATAAACATTAAAATACAAAAGTACGGTA
Proteins encoded in this window:
- a CDS encoding YqaE/Pmp3 family membrane protein — encoded protein: MILIAVLLPWLSFFLRGKILSGILCLILQMTILGWIPAAIWAVASRVDGKNEQRIRKMERNMRNYR
- a CDS encoding alpha/beta hydrolase, whose protein sequence is MREIESKSGYAPANGIKLYYEIFGTGEPLVLIHGGGSSGYTDFEETVKRLHDQYQLIVIDLQNHGRSEHRTTPETFEQDAKDISAVLDFFYIEKASFFGFSNGATTLLKFVTMYPDKVEKLIAASGNTKREGLLDGFFESMEASTINDIPPSLKENFMKLNPDPEKFRNMYEKDSQRMINFKDFETESLSLLTCPVFLIGGDQDVVKTTHLAAMQQQIPHARLLILPANHGNYMMADFNGDVNDQLIDFTLGQIQHFLAPN